CTACGAGTTTTTGGATGCTTGCTATCTTTTTCTTCTGCATCGCTTTCTGCCTTCCGCTTATCAATATCGGGATCGGCGGTTGGATGCCAAGTATTGTGGACCCTAAAATGATGGGCCGTGTTCAAGGATGGATTAGTCCTTTAACCATGCTTGCCCAGAGTATTATGCTTGGTTTCATTGCTTATAGCTTTCCTACTATTATTTCAATTGAAGCGTTGTATTGGATTGTGGGTCTATCCCTTGTCAGCGTTGGTATTTTCTATGGTCTCATGTTACCTAGATTTACAGATAAAGAAGAAGTCGATCCTTCTCTTTCCAAAGCGAATGCAACCGCATGAAAATTGAAACCAAAACGCAGCATACTACGTAGAAGTATTATCAAATAATAGGAGGCATTTCGATGATTGTTTCAACTACTTCACATTTACAAGGAAAAGAAATTGACCGTTATATCGGAGTTGTTAGCGGAGAAGCTATTATGGGAGCCAATGTAGTGAGAGACTTTTTGGCTGGCATTACAGATATCATTGGTGGACGCAGTGGTGCTTACGAAAGCAAATTGGCTGAAGGGCGTGAAATTGCTTTACGAGAAATGCAAGATAAAGCCATGAAGCTAGGTGCTAATGCGGTAATCGGAGTGGACCTTGATTTTGAAACGGTGCAAAACGGGATGATGTTGTGTGTGGCAAC
This DNA window, taken from Bacillus carboniphilus, encodes the following:
- a CDS encoding YbjQ family protein — its product is MIVSTTSHLQGKEIDRYIGVVSGEAIMGANVVRDFLAGITDIIGGRSGAYESKLAEGREIALREMQDKAMKLGANAVIGVDLDFETVQNGMMLCVATGTAVVYK